One region of Alphaproteobacteria bacterium genomic DNA includes:
- a CDS encoding TIGR01244 family phosphatase: protein MNIIKKLTSEMSLTSQIDIEDVKKLGGLGFKKIINNRPDKEED from the coding sequence ATGAATATAATTAAAAAGCTAACATCTGAAATGTCACTAACAAGCCAAATTGATATAGAAGATGTTAAAAAACTTGGGGGATTAGGATTTAAAAAGATTATTAATAATCGTCCTGATAAAGAAGAAGATC